One window of the Colletotrichum destructivum chromosome 4, complete sequence genome contains the following:
- a CDS encoding Putative Zinc finger, TRAF-type, Zinc finger, RING-type, Zinc finger, RING/FYVE/PHD-type, producing MSHPSFPGDGSATTHLVHNLVEEAVRSLEGVPIPLTPRTPPNQWPVEEISTREALRHSISPSKVRELLDFSALLYADEPDDNLLCPICKLPVITPIITPCDHTFCLECLKRHFHSSDTCPIDRTRFRARDCKTSRLLTNILDSLVVECPNTERGCSEKMKREEVVKHTINCRYTLHDCPDKACDKRVQQWLAVSGKCWHFEQTCEYCEDKMEAASMADHINKKCTKNTTSCSDCGATIKLSEVSQHRDSSCPEASVACKYVDYGCTHEALRKILGAHQDDCIYKVVAVVGEKVKAQEKQIEKLQKQTEEQERQIMELKDERRDCISWDDVFSLNNVQGGPKFKPTEAVMTIYEDMERRMEELKKELTDLEGRQTVMVLNQVMPIKDQITEIRSNLGILKMHMAWLMNKSREEVERSRLANRSVSSTSRTRGSSDSDGEAGPSTSRRLSDGSNGIPRL from the exons ATGTCACATCCTAGCTTCCCCGGCGACGGCTCTGCCACTACCCATCTTGTCCACAACCTCGTCGAAGAGGCTGTGCGGTCGCTCGAGGGAGTCCCTATCCCCCTGACGC CACGAACTCCTCCCAACCAGTGGCCGGTCGAAGAAATATCTACTCGGGAAGCGTTGCGACACTCCATCAGCCCCAGCAAAGTCAGGGAATTGCTCGACTTCTCCGCCTTGCTGtacgccgacgagcccgacgaTAACCTTCTCTGTCCCATCTGCAAGCTTCCCGTCATTACTCCCATAATCACGCCCTGCGACCATACCTTCTGTCTCGAATGCCTCAAGCGCCATTTCCATTCGTCCGATACATGCCCCATCGACCGCACCAGGTTTCGCGCCAGGGACTGCAAGACGTCGAGACTCTTGACCAACATTCTCGATAGCCTAGTTGTCGAGTGCCCCAACACTGAGCGAGGATGTAGCGAAAAGATGAAGCGCGAGGAGGTTGTTAAGCACACCATCAACTGCAGGTACACGCTGCACGACTGTCCCGACAAGGCCTGCGACAAGAGGGTGCAGCAGTGGCTTGCAGTCTCGGGCAAGTGCTGGCATTTCGAGCAGACATGCGAATACTGCGAAGACAAGATGGAGGCGGCGTCCATGGCGGACCACATCAATAAGAAGTGTACCAAAAACACGACGAGCTGCTCCGACTGCGGCGCGACGATCAAGCTTTCCGAAGTCAGCCAACACCGCGACAGCAGCTGTCCCGAGGCGTCGGTTGCCTGCAAATATGTCGATTACGGTTGCACACACGAGGCGCTTCGCAAGATCCTGGGCGCCCACCAAGACGACTGCATCTACAAGGTCGTTGCCGTCGTGGGCGAGAAGGTCAAAGCCCAAGAGAAACAGATCGAGAAGCTGCAGAAGCAGACGGAAGAGCAGGAGAGGCAGATCATGGAACTGAAGGACGAGCGACGCGATTGCATCTCGTGGGACGACGTCTTCAGCCTCAACAACGTCCAAGGCGGTCCAAAGTTTAAACCCACCGAGGCCGTTATGACCATATACGAGGACATGGAACGCCGCATggaggagctcaagaaggagctgACCGACTTGGAAGGGCGCCAGACGGTCATGGTCCTGAACCAGGTCATGCCGATCAAGGACCAGATCACCGAGATCAGGAGCAACCTGGGCATACTAAAGATGCACATGGCCTGGCTCATGAACAAGAGCCGCGAGGAAGTCGAGCGCAGCCGTCTGGCCAATCGTAGTGTCAGCAGCACCAGCCGCACGCGCGGCAGCTCCGACAGCGATGGCGAAGCCGGCCCGTCAACATCTCGAAGACTGAGCGACGGATCGAACGGCATCCCTCGGCTTTGA